In the genome of Paenarthrobacter ilicis, the window ATTGCTTTCCACTGCGAAGCCGGACACGCTGTTCCTGGACTGCTCCACCATCAACGTGGACGAAGCCCGTGAGGCTGCCGCGCTGGCCGTGGATGCCGGGCACCGTTCCGTCGACGCACCTGTGTCCGGCGGTGTCGTGGGCGCCGAGGCCGGGACCCTGACCTTCATGGTGGGTGCTTTGCCGGAGGACTTCCAGACCGTAAAGCCCATTCTGGAGCTCATGGGCAAAAGGATTGTCCACTGCGGAGACCATGGCGCCGGGCAGGCCGCAAAAGTCTGCAACAACATGATCCTGGGCGTTTCCATGATTGCCGTGGCGGAGGCCTTTGTGCTGGGCGAAAAGCTTGGCCTCACCCACCAGGCATTGTTCGATGTTGCGTCCAACGCTTCCGGCCAGTGCTGGGCTCTGACCACCAACTGTCCTGTTCCAGGTCCCGTCCCCACCAGTCCCGCCAACCGCGACTACCAGCCCGGTTTCGCCGGAGCGCTGATGGCCAAGGACCTTCGGCTGGCACTGAACGCCTTGGAAAGCACCGGCGTGGCGGCGGAAATGGGGCCGCTGGCATCGAGGATTTACGACGCTTTCGCCGCAGGAGAAGGCGCCGGGCGGGACTTCTCCGGGATCATCACTGATATCCGCGACAAATCCGTGTGACAGATTGAAGGCTTGGAAGCTTGTGACGAGAGGGAGAGCATGACGTTTCAGAACATAATGGTGGAGCGCCGGGGACGCGTGGGCGTGGTGACACTGAACAGGCCGGCGGCCCTGAATGCGTTGAACACCGCCTTGATGAACGAGCTTGTGGCTGCCGTGACGGACATGGACCGTGACCCTGGGGTAGGTGCCGTGGTCATCACGGGCTCTGCGAAGGCCTTCGCAGCCGGCGCCGACATCAAGGAGATGTCCTCCAACACCTACATGGACATGTACGCAGCGGACTGGTTCCGGCACTGGGAGGACCTCACCCGGCTGCGCATACCCGTGATCGCGGCAGTGTCCGGTTTTGCATTGGGCGGCGGCTGCGAACTGGCCATGATGGCCGACATCATCATTGCCGGCGACAACGCAAAGTTCGGCCAGCCCGAGATCAACCTTGGAGTGATTCCCGGAATGGGCGGT includes:
- the mmsB gene encoding 3-hydroxyisobutyrate dehydrogenase, whose product is MTENAAATGLIAFLGLGHMGGPMAANLLKAGHQVIGYDPVPAAVEAAVAHGIPMAASPTEAVTGASVVLTMLPSGKHVLDAYRGVDGPGLLSTAKPDTLFLDCSTINVDEAREAAALAVDAGHRSVDAPVSGGVVGAEAGTLTFMVGALPEDFQTVKPILELMGKRIVHCGDHGAGQAAKVCNNMILGVSMIAVAEAFVLGEKLGLTHQALFDVASNASGQCWALTTNCPVPGPVPTSPANRDYQPGFAGALMAKDLRLALNALESTGVAAEMGPLASRIYDAFAAGEGAGRDFSGIITDIRDKSV
- a CDS encoding enoyl-CoA hydratase; translation: MTFQNIMVERRGRVGVVTLNRPAALNALNTALMNELVAAVTDMDRDPGVGAVVITGSAKAFAAGADIKEMSSNTYMDMYAADWFRHWEDLTRLRIPVIAAVSGFALGGGCELAMMADIIIAGDNAKFGQPEINLGVIPGMGGSQRLTRAVGKAKTMDMILTGRFMDAEEAERSGLVSRVVPAAEVVDEAIKAAEVIASKSKPAAMVAKETVNAAFEMGLTQGVVFERRVFHSLFATDDQKEGMAAFTEKREPQFKHQ